One stretch of bacterium DNA includes these proteins:
- a CDS encoding DUF4279 domain-containing protein, translating into MAAIGRVRASLRVFGESLDPDEVSALLGRPPSRQHRKGDKIEGKGGDAVEPTGAWILDSPLSERVELEEHIEVMLGSLSNDMDEWSSLTDRFSASILCSLFLDQYNEGFELSPRIAQALSERGLVAAFDIYSGDVDA; encoded by the coding sequence ATGGCAGCGATCGGGCGCGTACGTGCCTCTCTGCGCGTCTTCGGTGAGTCCCTGGATCCCGACGAGGTTTCGGCGCTGCTCGGACGCCCGCCGTCGCGCCAGCATCGCAAGGGCGACAAGATCGAGGGCAAGGGCGGCGACGCCGTCGAGCCGACCGGCGCGTGGATCCTCGACAGCCCACTCTCCGAGCGCGTCGAGCTCGAGGAGCACATCGAGGTGATGCTCGGCTCGCTCTCGAACGACATGGACGAGTGGTCGAGCCTGACCGATCGCTTCTCGGCGTCGATCCTCTGCAGCCTCTTCCTCGACCAGTACAACGAAGGTTTCGAACTCTCGCCCCGGATCGCCCAGGCCCTCTCCGAGCGCGGGCTGGTCGCCGCCTTCGATATCTATTCGGGTGACGTCGACGCTTGA
- a CDS encoding GNAT family N-acetyltransferase codes for MKIRPAIAEDVPRLLEIYNHYVEHTHVTFDLAPVTLEARMGWFEGFSTSGPHRLLVAADGDDLLGYASSGVFRSKPAYARSVETSIYLDHDRVGTGAGTTLYLHLLDALVEEPQAHRAYGGVAIPNDASLALHQRCGFKRIATFSEVGFKFGRYWDVTWFERAL; via the coding sequence ATGAAGATCCGTCCCGCCATCGCCGAGGACGTTCCGCGGCTCCTCGAGATCTACAACCACTACGTCGAACACACCCACGTGACCTTCGACCTCGCACCGGTGACCCTCGAGGCGCGCATGGGCTGGTTCGAGGGCTTCTCGACGTCGGGACCCCACCGCCTTCTCGTCGCTGCGGACGGGGACGATCTCCTCGGATATGCCTCGAGCGGTGTGTTCCGTTCGAAGCCGGCCTACGCGCGGAGCGTCGAGACCTCCATCTATCTCGATCACGATCGGGTCGGGACGGGGGCGGGAACGACGCTCTATCTCCACCTGCTCGACGCGCTGGTGGAGGAGCCGCAGGCCCATCGGGCCTACGGCGGCGTCGCAATTCCGAACGACGCTTCGCTGGCACTGCACCAGCGGTGCGGTTTCAAACGGATCGCGACGTTCAGTGAGGTCGGCTTCAAGTTCGGGCGGTACTGGGACGTGACGTGGTTCGAACGAGCACTGTGA
- the pyrE gene encoding orotate phosphoribosyltransferase — protein sequence MPQVTPADRQALLNLILDVSFERREVTLASGKKSNFYLDLRQTLMRPKGVGLAGKLVLDMLQSGPPVDAVGGMAVGAVPFVSAVLAAAANDPATDGLLGFFVRKEKKKHGLGRQLEGGFAAGQNVALLEDTTTTGGSTLEALDIVEEAGGKVARVICLVDRGEGAAEAFAERDVTLEALFTREDLPI from the coding sequence ATGCCCCAAGTGACGCCCGCCGATCGCCAGGCCCTCCTCAACCTGATCCTCGACGTCTCGTTCGAGCGACGGGAGGTCACCCTCGCGAGTGGCAAGAAGAGCAACTTCTACCTCGACCTGCGTCAGACCCTGATGCGGCCGAAGGGCGTGGGACTCGCGGGCAAGCTGGTCCTCGACATGCTGCAGAGCGGACCGCCGGTGGACGCCGTCGGCGGGATGGCGGTCGGCGCGGTGCCCTTCGTGTCCGCGGTCCTCGCGGCGGCGGCGAACGATCCGGCGACGGACGGTCTCCTCGGCTTCTTCGTGCGGAAGGAGAAGAAGAAGCACGGCCTCGGGCGCCAGCTCGAAGGCGGCTTCGCGGCGGGTCAGAACGTCGCGCTCCTCGAGGACACGACGACGACCGGTGGCTCTACCCTCGAAGCCCTCGACATCGTCGAGGAGGCCGGCGGCAAGGTCGCGCGGGTGATCTGCCTGGTCGATCGCGGCGAAGGCGCCGCGGAGGCCTTCGCCGAGCGCGACGTGACCCTCGAAGCGTTGTTCACGCGCGAGGATCTGCCCATCTAG